In Vitis vinifera cultivar Pinot Noir 40024 chromosome 17, ASM3070453v1, one genomic interval encodes:
- the LOC104877445 gene encoding uncharacterized protein LOC104877445 has protein sequence MEGEEFLYLYTYHRILVINMKKLLSGGFQTAPPDMTRLPVDEVIDFDEENLPCGMGFFVDGSKLYMVGGEWAQEDPIWKAILRLDKSKGDKGISSSLYVADLSGPTVNFTHVHEFEAAKLMPRLIKIEGRIYVMSSSYSYYAKFRTCASPSFESYCPGRYYEPNTMLQTPPFHGFNERIVTGFARVGNYLCFEAGSQCHYYNVTNGTWRLIPHHRSRLLSIIHRHGLGRNLCHGQFVSGCEDVLVSAYCRNMEEYDFDPPHHMEAFLFPPPESGEDAPVLFQKFEEVECDLSKIAKCHWRIGDGLVLNLGKEKMCAIFPGHCNPNHNFLVYIFIFQVSKLPSNEQQHPTKRAKRAKGPKICLEPTPKDFISVTCLHKGCYNLDEFGYDYPRPTGAFCMRENSEVGGKVVSFQGFV, from the exons ATGGAAGGAGAAGAATTTCTGTACTTGTATACTTACCACCGCATCCTAGTGATTAACATGAAGAAGTTGCTGAGCGGTGGATTTCAAACAGCTCCTCCCGATATGACTCGATTACCGGTGGATGAAGTGATTGATTTTGACGAGGAAAATTTGCCATGTGGGATGGGTTTCTTTGTAGATGGATCAAAACTGTATATGGTGGGAGGAGAATGGGCTCAGGAAGATCCAATTTGGAAAGCCATTTTGAGGCTGGACAAGTCAAAGGGCGACAAGGGGATTTCATCGAGCTTGTATGTGGCCGATCTCTCTGGTCCTACCGTGAACTTCACCCACGTTCACGAGTTTGAAGCGGCGAAGCTTATGCCCAGGTTGATAAAGATTGAGGGGCGGATATATGTCATGTCCAGCAGTTATTCTTATTACGCGAAGTTTAGAACATGTGCGTCCCCAAGTTTCGAGAGCTATTGCCCTGGCCGTTATTATGAACCAAATACGATGCTTCAGACTCCTCCCTTCCACGGATTTAATGAACGCATTGTAACGGGATTTGCACGTGTAGGGAATTATCTGTGTTTCGAGGCTGGTAGTCAATGCCACTATTACAATGTCACTAATGGGACATGGCGGCTTATACCCCACCACAGGTCCAGGTTGTTGTCAATTATACATAGACATGGTCTGGGACGGAATCTTTGTCACGGACAGTTTGTGTCGGGATGCGAGGATGTTCTAGTCTCTGCTTATTGCCGCAACATGGAGGAATACGATTTTGATCCTCCCCACCATATGGAGGCATTCCTTTTTCCTCCTCCTGAGTCTGGTGAGGATGCACCTGTCCTGTTTCAGAAATTCGAGGAGGTGGAATGCGATCTTTCCAAAATTGCTAAATGTCATTGGAGGATTGGAGATGGATTAGTTCTCAACctgggcaaagagaagatgtgCGCCATCTTCCCCGGTCACTGCAACCCTAACCACAACTTCCTTGTTTACATATTCATTTTTCAAGTTTCCAAACTGCCGTCCAATGAACAACAACATCCTACCAAGCGAGCCAAGCGAGCCAAGGGCCCCAAAATATGTCTTGAGCCAACACCAAAGGATTTCATATCCGTCACTTGTCTGCACAAGGGTTGTTACAACTTGGATGAGTTTGGCTATGATTACCCACGCCCAACCGGTGCCTTCTGTAT GCGCGAAAATTCTGAGGTTGGTGGTAAAGTTGTCTCCTTTCAGGGCTTTGTTTAG
- the LOC100853584 gene encoding uncharacterized protein LOC100853584: protein MEGEEFLYLYTYHRILVINMKKLLSGGFQTAPPDMTRLPVDEVIDFDEENLPCGMGFFVDGSKLYMVGGEWAREDPIWKVILRLDKSKGDKGISSSLYVADLSGPTVNFTHVHEFEAAKLMPRLIKIEGRIYVISSNYSYYAKVRTYASPSFESYCPGRYYEPNTMLQTPPFHEFPECSVTGCARVGNYLCFEAGRECHYYNVTNGTWRFMPHHRSRLLSIIHRHGLGRNLCHGQFVSGCEDVLVSAYCRNMEAFDFHPPHHMEAFLFPPPESGEDAPVLCQKFKEVDDDLSKIAKSQWTIREGLVLNLGKEKMCAIFPCQCHPNHQFLVYIFIFQVSKLPSNEQHPTKRAKRTKGPRICLEPTPKDFISITCLHKGCYNLDEFGYDFPRLTGAFCMRENSEVGGKVVSFQGFV, encoded by the exons ATGGAAGGAGAAGAATTTCTATACTTGTATACTTACCACCGCATCCTAGTGATTAACATGAAGAAGTTGCTGAGCGGTGGATTTCAAACAGCTCCTCCCGATATGACTCGATTACCGGTGGATGAAGTGATTGATTTTGACGAGGAAAATTTGCCATGTGGTATGGGTTTCTTTGTAGATGGATCAAAACTGTATATGGTGGGAGGAGAATGGGCTCGGGAAGATCCGATTTGGAAAGTCATTTTGAGGCTGGACAAGTCAAAGGGCGACAAGGGGATTTCATCGAGCTTGTATGTGGCCGATCTCTCTGGTCCTACCGTGAACTTCACCCACGTTCACGAGTTTGAAGCGGCGAAGCTTATGCCCAGGTTGATAAAGATTGAGGGGCGGATATATGTCATTTCCAGCAATTATTCTTATTACGCGAAGGTAAGAACATATGCGTCCCCAAGTTTCGAGAGCTATTGCCCTGGCCGTTATTATGAACCAAATACGATGCTTCAGACTCCTCCCTTCCACGAATTTCCTGAATGCAGTGTAACGGGCTGTGCACGTGTAGGGAATTATCTGTGTTTCGAGGCTGGTCGTGAATGCCACTATTACAATGTCACTAATGGGACATGGCGGTTTATGCCCCACCACAGGTCCAGGTTGTTGTCAATTATACATAGACATGGTCTGGGACGGAATCTTTGTCACGGACAGTTTGTGTCGGGATGCGAGGATGTTCTAGTCTCTGCTTATTGCCGCAATATGGAGGCATTCGATTTTCATCCTCCCCACCATATGGAGGCATTCCTTTTTCCTCCTCCTGAGTCTGGTGAGGATGCACCTGTCTTGTGTCAGAAATTCAAGGAGGTGGATGACGATCTTTCCAAAATTGCTAAATCTCAATGGACGATTAGAGAAGGATTAGTTCTCAACctgggcaaagagaagatgtgCGCCATCTTCCCCTGTCAATGCCACCCTAACCACCAGTTCCTTGTTTACATATTCATTTTTCAAGTTTCCAAACTGCCGTCCAATGAACAACATCCTACCAAGCGAGCCAAGCGAACCAAGGGCCCCAGAATATGTCTTGAGCCAACACCAAAGGATTTCATATCCATCACTTGTCTGCACAAGGGTTGTTACAACTTGGATGAGTTTGGCTATGATTTCCCACGCCTAACTGGTGCCTTCTGTAT GCGCGAAAATTCTGAGGTTGGTGGTAAAGTTGTCTCCTTTCAGGGCTTTGTTTAG
- the LOC104882403 gene encoding uncharacterized protein LOC104882403, with amino-acid sequence MEVPNREFTVKLDSFDIPFVVSYFLHQPELEKEQELEGLLKDLANCKVQLEAKDSAHMQALLKLDHYRKAADELSTLLKSSEVERDKYINECIESRTRIDELETKMKEMADQLLETAKVREQLSHVLSELKSAQEELLRVETELADARASEFKAMTQAELMQTAVNMERGKTAELLKHVSELNEAILHSKLDAIEAEKENSAVLSEKKAELQLVTATLAQAQEQLEELRKQTEIVQFLENELLAKSVFIETLQFELKEANELHSLSAKAASEAINNLNQLKSDFERQERENSEQAVSINSLEMELNQLKIKLKNANGRPFKV; translated from the coding sequence ATGGAGGTCCCAAACCGTGAATTTACTGTAAAATTGGATAGTTTTGATATTCCTTTCGTTGTGTCCTATTTCCTTCACCAGCCAGAGTTGGAGAAAGAACAAGAGCTTGAAGGTCTGCTAAAGGACTTAGCCAACTGCAAGGTGCAACTGGAGGCAAAGGactctgcccacatgcaagcccTTCTTAAGCTGGATCACTATCGGAAAGCAGCAGATGAGCTTTCCACCTTGCTGAAGAGCTCCGAGGTTGAGAGAGATAAATACATAAATGAATGCATAGAATCTAGAACCCGGATAGATGAACTTGAAACCAAGATGAAGGAGATGGCTGATCAATTGTTGGAAACTGCAAAGGTTCGAGAGCAGCTTTCACATGTTTTAAGCGAGTTGAAAAGTGCACAAGAAGAGTTACTTCGTGTGGAAACAGAACTTGCTGATGCTAGAGCATCTGAATTCAAGGCTATGACGCAAGCAGAGCTGATGCAAACTGCTGTCAACATGGAAAGAGGCAAGACAGCTGAGCTTCTAAAGCATGTATCAGAGCTCAATGAAGCTATTCTTCATTCAAAGCTGGATGCTATTGAAGCAGAGAAAGAGAACTCTGCAGTTCTATCTGAGAAAAAGGCAGAGTTACAGTTAGTGACAGCAACTTTGGCTCAAGCACAGGAACAACTAGAAGAGTTGAGGAAACAAACAGAGATAGTGCAGTTTCTGGAAAATGAGCTCCTGGCTAAATCGGTATTTATTGAAACCCTGCAATTTGAACTTAAAGAAGCCAATGAACTTCACAGTTTATCTGCAAAAGCTGCTTCTGAAGCTATTAACAATTTAAACCAGCTAAAATCAGATTTTGAAAGGCAGGAAAGAGAGAACTCAGAACAAGCAGTATCCATTAACTCACTGGAAATGGAGCTTAATCAGTTGAAAATAAAGCTTAAGAATGCAAATGGTAGGCCGTTTAAAGTGTGA
- the LOC104882402 gene encoding WEB family protein At3g13190 yields MLTGELEKTKIEVDEIRGRENEAQVEIALLKSELHKGRSRIAAAEAAEARAESVKSGLYLAVQQLAVEAGEAKKESQRLKQGADEAKEITRETVSVNPQFEVSSQDLELSQKDEYNKEAKARKDDHITISVIEYESLVSKAKKADQIPVLLSENLSQSATFENRDEAEVLKELEFAMVRIAEFRTQAEQAVSRAEMAEKAKAAIEEQLRQRREQRQRKRAALAALHEESVRKENNILKFEQTPTTYQPLGKVLNMKF; encoded by the coding sequence ATGCTTACAGGGGAATTAGAGAAGACAAAAATTGAGGTGGATGAGATTAGAGGAAGGGAGAATGAAGCTCAAGTTGAAATAGCACTTCTGAAATCTGAGCTTCACAAAGGGAGGTCAAGAATTGCAGCAGCAGAGGCAGCTGAAGCAAGGGCTGAGAGTGTTAAGTCCGGGCTATATCTTGCAGTCCAGCAACTAGCAGTAGAAGCAGGAGAAGCCAAGAAGGAGAGCCAAAGGCTAAAACAAGGAGCGGATGAAGCAAAAGAAATAACTAGAGAGACTGTCTCTGTCAACCCCCAATTTGAAGTCTCTTCTCAAGATTTAGAACTTTCCCAAAAAGATGAATACAATAAAGAAGCTAAAGCAAGAAAAGATGACCACATCACAATTTCAGTGATTGAATATGAATCATTGGTTAGCAAGGCTAAGAAGGCGGATCAAATTCCAGTATTGCTATCTGAAAATTTAAGTCAATCGGCCACATTTGAAAATAGGGATGAGGCGGAAGTTCTGAAGGAGTTGGAATTTGCAATGGTGAGAATTGCTGAGTTTAGGACTCAGGCAGAGCAGGCAGTGAGCAGGGCTGAGATGGCTGAGAAAGCTAAGGCAGCAATTGAGGAACAACTAAGGCAGCGGCGAGAGCAGAGGCAAAGGAAAAGAGCTGCTTTAGCAGCGCTCCATGAAGAGTCTGTCCGAAAAGAGAACAATATTCTTAAATTTGAGCAGACTCCTACAACATATCAGCCACTGGGTAAGGTCCTCAACATGAAATTCTAG